In the genome of Ziziphus jujuba cultivar Dongzao chromosome 10, ASM3175591v1, the window ttcctttgttACATACCTActagcctttttatttttttattttttttatcttacttcttttattagtttttttttgacaaatatttcttatattaattatttattttgctattttgtttttttccttacttttcattttttccttgtcaaatattctctctctctctctcccctattttgttctttttcctaatttttcattttttctttattccattatttttttcttattttccatttctattagtttttttttaatttttttttcaatttttacctttttttttcattgtttttctatttttttttaaagttattctctgttttttcccctttatctccattttttatttccccTTATCTcccattgtatttatttttttcctttttattgtctatttttaattttaccttTCATATGCAACAATGTCAATAAGGTCTAAACATGTGGTTTGATTATATTggtaatatataaaagttaatagttttattattatgctaATATAAGATTTTATGGATATTTATAGTTGGAAATATTATGTtagatttatagaatttaaattttttaattaatgcaaaATCCCGAATCccaatagttattttatttatgtatatacattAATTTATTTGCTTGAAACTCACATTGAAAAAAGGATGTGAGCATTACAAGCtattagaaattatatttaacaagtTGACTACCACTAGAGTGTTTTGTCATGCATCTATTAATGACCCACCTAATAGAAATGATAAGATGGAATTGGAGGCTAAAAGTGTATATGTTAACGCTAATCATAATGATCATTTTTATATCCTTGATAAATCAACATGCCATTTGAAGAAATGCACTGCATTATTCAGCAATTCTATctcatcaaaaaaaatattgatgaaatatatacaatcaacaaaaaaattaggaaaaaatttcatataaacctCTTCAgatttgtattaatttcaatttaatccttaaagttttaaaaatgtcATTATCTCCTTTCAGGTTTTAAAcaatcttcatttttatttcctattatttcattcacaccccttaaaataattttatctgcATCCCCTATAATAATCtcagttgtaattttcaaaatctaaaaggctaaattaaaattaatgtaaatttgtgagtttagatgaaatattccaaaaaaatatatagctataaatattatatataacgttaatcaattaataataattaaaaaaattcaacagaaaataaatgttatattatattttgatatatattttatatatgtaatccattaatatgtgaatgcattagtatatatatatatatatatattatataagggTTAttgtatgttaaaaaaaaaaaaatagaaaaaatgaaaacttttttaaaaaaaattaaaaaatttttagtcaaatatattttctgtttttagttttgaaaattatttcaaatattaatgGCTAAACGCTCATTATTCTCATTAAATAGTAGaaaacagttttctattttttattttgaaaataatgttttaaaaataaaaaataaaaaacatgttCAAACATGCCTTAgccattttatgtttttgatatTGCTATGCTTAGGTGCTGGTGTAGCAGGCAATGTGGCAGACAAGCCGTTGGCAAAACTTGTGCCGGAAACCTCTGTTGCAGCCAGTTTGGCTGGTGTGGCAACACTGAAGATTACTGTTCTCCCTCCAAGAACTGACAGAGCAACTGTTGGGGCGGTGGCGGTGATAGCGGGGAAGGGAGTGCATCAAATGTGCGTGCAACCTATCATTATTATAACCCGGAGCAACATGGGTGGGACTTGATTGCAGTTTCTGCTTATTATTCTACTTGGGATGCTGGCAAGCCCTATTCATGGCGCAGTAAGTATGGTTGGACTGCTTCCTGTGGCCCTTCTGGGCCTCGTGGTCAAGCTTCTTGTGGCAAGTGCTTGAGGGTAAGATTtgaatttaatcaattaaacaGCTTTTAATTCactaattaattcataatatatgcaaatatattatatgattgaATTAGTATATGAAATCGTGTTTTGTATCATTATTTGTATGTAGGTTACAAATACGAGGCCATGAGTTCAAAAGAATGGTAAGGATTGTGGATCAGTGCAGTAATGGAGGATTAGATTTGGATGTTGGGGTATTCAACCAATTGGATACTGATGGAAACGGTTATGCTCAAGGTCATCTCGTTGTAAACTACCAGTTTGTCAACTGTGGAAATGGCCTAGATATCGTTAATCCTCTGCTTTCTATTATTGATAATGATctaatcaattaaattattggTTTTCTTAATTTGACCACCCTTGTTATTGAATAAGTAACTGCATGCATCAGCTTTGCATTGGTAAATCAAGGTGGGGCCCGGCTAACGATATGTTGGCATTAATGTTGAattatattgcatatatatatctatagatatatatatatataacggaaattctatggtgagaacGATCCGTATGAAaaccacagtattagtgacggtttttcatagtattaacgacggtttcttagaaaatcgtgatcaatactatgaaaaaccgttacCAATGCTGtagtccgcatgagaaccgtgCGCACCATAgacgaactatatatatatgcatatacatatgtatgtacgTGTCATCATAAAAATGGGATCAATATTATGTATGACTTTCCCATTAAAATGACAACTATAtgtatcaaaaaaaataaataaataatactttcTCGATGATAAAATATCTAACATAAAATGAATAGCAAAGTAAAGAAAGAGATGGTTGAATATGAATTATGCGATTTAAGTTATTAATTACATGGtgttaaagagaaaggaaattaATCAGATATCCCACCAAAAACGACggtacaaattaaaaatagtacATATTGCATATGCGTGACagttgaaaatgaaattttaaacacAACAACAGATTATGCACGGGTACCAAACTATACTCTTACCagcaagtttccttttttttttttttttttggttgagacTACATCCAATGTATCAACCAGTACTATACTAGCAGCTAGCtcttttgaaaatttcttttttcctatcaTGGTGGTTAGAGCCGTACCTGAAATTTGTTACTCTTATACATGTTGGTCTGGTAATAAGGAAGAAGGTGGACCAGTTCAAGGTAACAATACCAATTATCAGGTTGATCATCATCTCGGATATTTCCTTTTCTCTCCGCCAGTGTAACTGTTGGAGATCACGCCTAGTACATTAAAAGCAGGAATCTATTAGTACTGTACTGATGTGGTTCAGTGCATGAATCATATAGTTACCACTAGGCATTTTAACCCTGCAGTAAAAATTAAGGTCAGTAACTTTAAGGAATGTGCATTGGGCTATGAATTTGGAAGGTGTTTTCAGAAATTTTGATAAGATAAAAAATATGCAACCAATGGGGATGGAGAAGTTAAACCTCCTATGGTTGGTGGGTGTATAAGTGTGTATGAATTATATTGCTGGTTTTGTTGGTGCTGTGGGGGGAGAGCAACAATAATGTGAGAGCCACTTACAATAATGTGGAACTTAGCCGGTAATGTTGGCCCTCAGGGCCCTGACCCTTGAGGATATGCTTTTAGATACATCAACATTTCATTCATTCCCAATGTAGGATTTGCTTGCTTGTTTTGGCTTTTAAATTACATGATCTTGGATGTGAATTAATAGGTGCAGGTAACAAACAGGGCAACGAAAGCTGAAGTTAAAGTGAGAGTCATCCGTCAGTGCAACAATGGAGGGTTGGATTTGGAAGCGTCTTTTAAAAACTCGATACCGATGGGAGAGGTTACCAGCATGGCCAATCATGGTCAAGTACCGTTTTGTGGATTGCCCAACTGGATAATCCATTCAAACTTATTTCTCTTCATCCACTAGTACTATCAACTTCTacatttgtatgtatatatcaatCCGGCTCATTAGTCATTAGAGATAAAGTTGAAGTTATTATTCTCTTACCACGAAAACACagacacacaccaaaaaaaaaaaaaaaaaaatgcatattatttctttttgaaatcaatacaaataaaaaaaaaaaaaaaaaagagagaagaagaaaaaactcaCGAAGTTCTTTGTGTGATACAAGATTAAAAAACTAGGCACCTATTTATAAAACAATTTGACCACCAAATAAATTTAAggaacaaataaattttaagaggAGGCTGGACAGACCCCCACAGTTGATccgttgaaaattatttttaacactAAATAAGATTGTAGGTGGTGGAAAAAGGTTTTGCTTTTTAAAATTGTAGGTGTTGAAAGACGGTTTCGTTTTTTAAAGGGTTtcgttttttaactttttttctaaGGTAGGGTGCGTTTGTGCTTAAATATTAGGCAAAGTGTATGCAGTTTGGAAACAGCTTGCTTTTATCTTGTTCTGTTTTAAAAAGTCTATaaagtattaattatatatatatatatatatatatatgtaaggaaaatatttagttatgtaaaattatgttatttaatttcaagaaaacccaaaaagagtttgtgtttaattttttagtaaCACATCCACAAGCTGTTCCCTGCCTAAAGCTGGCAAGAGAAAACTGATAAAGAATTATCCAACCCAATTCcagcaaaattaatttattaaaacatttatgaaatttattaaccaaacaatataacaatagatgtgataatatttgattgtttttttaattcacttatGTATTAAGGGTtctcattttcatatttaaattatataaatatactaattaataatattttaataaatgtaattCGATAAAGATATTTTTAACATTACTCAGCCAATTCCCATCCATAAGGATttgctttcaatttttattttattttattattttttatgatttttttatttttatttttttttatttctgctCATGTAGGATGGCTTAAATATTAGACAAAGTTAGCTCAAATGGGATTGCAAGAGGGTATGCAGTTTGGAAAGAGCTTGCTTTAATCTTGTTCTGTAATTCTGTTTTAAAGCCTATGAAGTATTGATGATATATATCTAAGgaaaatatatagttatatgaaattatgatatttgatttcaagaaaaagggtttgtgtttttttttttttttaataagccAACCACAAATAGTTCCGTGCCTAgagcaaaacaagaaaaaaaactgATAAAGAATTATCCAAGCTTGTCCCTATTCATAAGGAAATCTCTGCactatttttatttagttatatatttttgaaggcAATCTCTGTGGTATTTGAATGTTCACTTTTTGCATCATCCTCTTTATTCCCGGGGATTATGGGAAAAATGTTGAATGGTGCGTGAATCTTCCCCTCGTACAAGCAATCCTTTTTTATTAGGATAATTGAGAAGTTAGGCCAGAATAAGGAATGAATATGATGAAAATTCTCCTTTCTGTCTCATTTTACTGAATCGTCAAAACAAGCAAATCAATTTGTGTTTAGCCTCACCactaaaaaaaacaagaaaaaaaacaaacgaaATGAATAAAAAAGAGGCCATGTCCACAAATACACGCGTTGAATACCaaatccttttttgttttttggtttttttattatttattttgattctcATAACAAATGAGACACGGCAATCTATATGCAAATCTTGAGGTTTTAGTGCCAAATAAGAGACAAAGAATGTGCAACTACTAAGAAGATGTTCTTTACGGATTTTCATGCAAATTTTTTCATCCATAAATTAACCTTCCACGAAATATGTGATGCTTGATTGTACCTTGGGATTAATTTACTTTTCCGGATACTGTCAAATTAGAAAGCCTAACACCGACACACAATTTCATGTCCTCATTTGTATAATATGgttttagtttgaatttcaTCAAACAGTTGCGGTCAAGCTAAGTTGCGTGGTCAACGAAGCTTTAATGACTCCGCTTGGGGGAAGCTTTAATGACTCTGCTTCTAGACGAAGTTTTACTTTCTTGGGTTGAAAATTTATAACTTCGCGTCCattaattattgtaattattgttatttagcGTACATGCATATGCTAAACTCCATTGATACAACTACAAAAACATAGATtctaatattttccttgaaattccCAATGACTGAAGGTTACAAAGTGTTCGTCCTATTGACCAACCTATTTGACATGTCTAAATCAAATGGAGTTAACAACTTTGGGAACAATCAAATATTATTCAATCTATTTacaatttcttgttctttttggtAGAAATTTACTACTTCTTATCTTGGCATTGATAATtcccattctttttttctttttcttttttttttttttaatttcaaaccaCATATGTTCAAAAGTCCTAGAGAAACTACCTAATTTCGTGCCGTGATAGAAGAAATGTACCCTGTAGTAATCTGTATCTTCCAATGTATTTATCCTATAATTAAAGTGACGTTTGATGACCAAAAACCCACACCTACAACCAAAAATTACACATATTTGAGTTGTCCAAATTGACTAGTCTAGTCGATGCCTCCTTATCTTTCTAAATCCTTCTCTTGTTTGCATTTTTCCGCGTCTGCATGCAGCATCAGCCAACCGTGCCATCTTCGTACTATACACACCAGTCAAGGTGATAGAAATTTCATATGGCATACTTTTCAAACAACAAGGATAGTCTAGTAAATTTCCAAATGGGGTCCTCACTGTCTATAAATTGAAGCCATTTTCTGCCACAAATCCTCACAATATCTCAACCTCAACCATTTAGTAGTAATAATTACAGAGAAAACGATCATGGAGAAGATAAGCGCTTTGGTGGTGTTGATGATGTGCATGGTGGCAAGTGCTAGTGCACAGAGTGCGAGCAATGTGAGAGCAACATACCACTTGTACAATCCACAGAATATCAATTGGGACTATAACGCTGCCAGCGTCTACTGCGCAACCTGGGACGCCAACAAGCCCTTGGAATGGCGTAGGCAATATGGATGGACTGCATTTTGTGGACCTGTTGGGCCTCGTGGCCAGGAGTCTTGTGGCAAGTGCTTGAGGGTACGTACAACtttgttgttttaattttcttctttctttttcctttagtttctcttataaacaataaaactaaaaaaattctgtgggaaaaaaggattttaacatTGCCAATTTCATTTTGAATTTATTCTTGAAGATGCAAATATATCCAGTTTTCTTTTGAGAGCTAGAAAGAGCATAATGATGGGCTGTATATTAATTTATGGATCCTGTGCAGGTGACCAACACAAGGACACAAGCCCAAGTAACGGTGAGAATTGTGGATCAGTGCAGCAATGGTGGGCTAGATTTGGATGTGAACGTGTTTAATCAGATTGACACCGATAAACAAGGCTATGCACAAGGCTTCCTTACTGTAAACTACGAGTTTGTCAACTGTTGAGACTAAAACATCTTCCTTGTTTCAGTGTTTTAATCTCTTTTCTAATAATACTAGAATAAAATGGCCATATGCTTCTTGTGTCAAAGAAGTATTTGATTGTAAACGTTGAATACTTGGaagaataataatgatatatgcttcttatttatgataaaataaaataaaatgcttcTTATTTAATCTATGGATAACATGTGAATATTTTGTTACTGATTTTTTAATGAGCTAATTTAAGTAATAacatacattaatttttttattctctaaaaaaaaaataaaaaaaaatcttacattaattttatgtgggtcaattttattttttttctagatgAGGTGGAAGAAGACCTAACGCCAACACAAATATACAATTTCTGCTCGTCATTGATATCTATGAATATGGTTTGTCTGAATCTGATAAATTCAACACTTGCTGCGGTCAAGCTATGTTTGCGTATGaaccttaaaaatatatatatatatatatatatatatttaaagtaaaaaataaaattaaatccacTTTGCGTATGCGTGGTCAGGAAAATACTCATTAGATAAAGGATCATATAAAATAACTCTGCATCTAAAGTTAAAAAGAACTATTCACTTGCCAAAAGactcttttaaaactttttatccATTAAGTATTGGTTACTTGCTATAAATTGGTATAGTAAAGCTATgacatacaaatacaaaaatatcaaaaacatCAATATTCTAATTTAACATTTTTCCTTGCAATTTTCAGAGTTAATGgagttttcaatttgtttttacaTATTCAATTGTTCACCATTAATCGAGTTTGAGATTATTATGTCAAAAAAAATCAACCACAGAAAGAATTTTTGGAGAACACTATACTGCAGATAGTTCTACATATTcaagaatttaatttaatatcgtTGTTGAAGAAATATACTCCATATATTCCAATATGTGTTTATCCTATAAAGTTCCAAAATCTTCTTTTCCCTTTTAATGAAGTAAGGGATATACAAAAGCCATATTTTATGACCCAAAAATACCCACCACACCCACTAAAGATGGGATCGTTACCGGTTATTTCGgctttatgtattttttaaaactaaactgACCAATTCGATTTGGATTGGATACGAAACTGAACCAAACCAATAACTATtagtcggtttgggttggaCTAACAGTTTGGGTCTCATATTGGGTTTTGgtcaaaaaatttttatttttgctattttaaaatagaaattttatacattggaccaaaattatataaaatttttttagacctttttaattatcaatattcatataatatattttgaattaagtatttttttaagctattatctaaattaaataattttaacatacattcacataaacataaatatcaaataaacaaactattaagcatcaaacatgtgaaataatacaacataaaaccATACAATTACAATACAAGTCTACAAGTATAACCTCATTATACAAGTACATCATAtaccaacaaataaattttacaacaaatttacaaccattattagttataaaatagaatataacCTATATTTGAAAtctgaaatttcaaaataaacttataattaaataaactaacaatccataaaaatgaaaattattttaaaaaattttcttccaCGCTCTTCAATTCCATTCTCACAATATGCCATGCAAAACTCACTACCTCCACAAACCATattccattcatccttcaaatataaaattacacattaaacattaaacattaaatGTAACTAGCATtagcaatcaataaacattaagtgtattactaaaatattaattaatttaaaagataattgataatatagaattaacaataaaatgttaacaaaaataacttttaataatttataaaatatgatgATCGGTTTTATGCATGTTGGATTGGGTAAAATTTTATCTAACTCATAACTCGAATTGAACACTttagattttttatatatttaatcaaacCAAATAGATTAATAAGTTAAAATCAATCCAAACCGAATCAAATATATCAATTTGGTCGGTTTAATCCGTCCAATGCCCACCCCACAAAACCACCCATGACCCGTTTATTTGATAAGTTTTCCAAATTGGCCAAGTGAAGTCGGTATatctctccctctctccctctctatATCTCTCCTCCCCCTTCTCGACATTGCGTGAGTGCGTGTCTCCGTGCTACAACAGCCAAGTGCTATGTTTCTCTGTCTGCTCTGCCACACACACCCAACAAAACACATGTTTGATAATGTATCAGTCTAAGGTAGTGGGAAAATTGGAGAGTTTCATTTCCATGGCCTACTTTTCCAACAATAAAGGTTAGTCTAGTAATTGTAATAAGGTCCTCCTTAATCTCTCTCCTTTATAAATTCAACCCATTTCTGCCACCACTTACATTCTCAGccacttcaaaaaataaaaccagATAAGCAGAAAAACAGAGAAGATGCAGGGGAAGATCGTAATGAGCTTTTTGATGGTACTGCTGCTAATTACCTGCTTGGTGGGTAGTGGGACTGCAAACAGAGCGAATCGTGTGAGAGCAACTTACCATTTGTACAATCCAGAGAATATCGGATACGATTTGTCGGAGGCTAATGCCTTCTGTGCCACATGGGACGCAGACAAGCCCTTGGAATGGCGTTGCAAATATGGTTGGACCGCTTTCTGTGGACCTGCTGGTCCTCGTGGCCAGGCTGCTTGTGGCAAATGCTTGAGGGTAATTaaagccttttattttttattttttattatttattattttcttctcttgTTCTCGTTgaatttgatttgataaagctAGCTTTTTGGTAACGAATTTTGCAGGTAACGAACACAGCGACAGGAGCTCGAGCAACAGTGAGAATTGTGGACCAATGCAACAATGGTGGGCTTGACTTGGATGTTAATGTCTTTAACGAGATTGACACCGATGGTAGAGGCCAGGATCAAGGCCATCTTATGGTCAGCTATCGGTTTGTCAGCTGCTAAGAGACTATGTAATATCCATGCAAtataaaaagtataataaataaGCGAACGGACTCGCCGTGGAGCTCAAGTGGCAGAGGTTCCACATTCCAGCCTGCGTGTGCTCGGGACCGAGTCTTGGGGTGGGGGCCCAACCATAGCCACactagcaaaataaataaataaataaataaatattgccCTCTTCTTAGAATCTTATAGAAGTGTTTGCTTTAAATGCACACTTTTGACTATTTGGGagaaataaatgatattttaattacatGAATACTGTTTACTACCAATTTTTTtcatctgtttttgaatatatagATAGGAGATTGAGTTATGATGAGGGTACTGTTTTTTCAGTGAATTAATTGATCCGCTAGCTAATAAAGACCATCAATGAAAGCAACCCAAACGCATAGGGTTTCTAC includes:
- the LOC107412153 gene encoding pathogenesis-related protein PR-4, coding for MEKISALVVLMMCMVASASAQSASNVRATYHLYNPQNINWDYNAASVYCATWDANKPLEWRRQYGWTAFCGPVGPRGQESCGKCLRVTNTRTQAQVTVRIVDQCSNGGLDLDVNVFNQIDTDKQGYAQGFLTVNYEFVNC
- the LOC132799559 gene encoding pathogenesis-related protein PR-4-like, yielding MQGKIVMSFLMVLLLITCLVGSGTANRANRVRATYHLYNPENIGYDLSEANAFCATWDADKPLEWRCKYGWTAFCGPAGPRGQAACGKCLRVTNTATGARATVRIVDQCNNGGLDLDVNVFNEIDTDGRGQDQGHLMVSYRFVSC